A part of Rhodothermales bacterium genomic DNA contains:
- a CDS encoding DUF433 domain-containing protein, producing the protein MNSPSWKNYIDSSPEVLRGKPCIAGSRIPVGLILGYLADKYTIPQIMAEFPDLTEEHIVACLSYARDLASFELAA; encoded by the coding sequence ATGAACTCACCATCCTGGAAAAATTACATCGATAGCTCTCCCGAAGTGCTGCGAGGGAAACCGTGTATTGCGGGTAGTCGCATTCCCGTTGGGCTCATACTGGGCTATCTGGCGGATAAATACACTATACCGCAGATTATGGCGGAATTTCCGGATCTCACCGAGGAGCACATCGTCGCCTGCTTGAGCTACGCACGAGATCTCGCGTCCTTTGAGTTAGCCGCCTGA